A stretch of the Medicago truncatula cultivar Jemalong A17 chromosome 5, MtrunA17r5.0-ANR, whole genome shotgun sequence genome encodes the following:
- the LOC11426456 gene encoding cytochrome P450 83B1 — MNKNMSPLILLPFALLLFFLFKKHKTSKKSTTLPPGPKGLPFIGNLHQLDSSALGLNFYELSKKYGSLIYLKLGSRQTIVVSSAKMAKQVMKTHDIDFCNRPALISHMKFSYDGLDQFFSPYREYWRHTKKLSFIHFLSVKRVVMFSSVRKYETTQMITKISEHASSNKVVNLHELLMCLTSAVVCRTAFGRRFEDEAAERSMFHDLLKEAQEMTISFFYTDYLPFVGGIVDKFTGLMSRLEKLFKILDGFFQSVFDEHIDPNRKKLPPHEEDVIDALIELKNDPYCSMDLSAEHIKPLIMNMLLAGTDTIAAAVVWAMTALMKNPRVMQKVQEEIRKAYEGKGFIEEEDVQKLPYFKAVIKESMRLYPSLPVLLPRETMKKCDIEGYEIPDKTLVYINAWAIHRDPEAWKDPEEFYPERFIGSDIDLKGQDFELIPFGSGRRVCPGLNMAIATVDLVLANLLYLFDWEMPEGVKWENIDIDGLPGLVQHKKNPLCLIAKKRIECV, encoded by the exons ATGAACAAAAACATGTCACCCCTTATTCTTTTACCCTTTGCTCTCTTGCTAttcttcttgttcaaaaaacacaaaacatcTAAGAAATCAACAACTCTTCCACCAGGTCCTAAAGGCCTTCCTTTCATTGGAAACTTACACCAACTTGATAGTTCAGCTCTTGGTTTAAACTTCTATGAACTCTCAAAGAAATATGGCTCTTTAATCTATCTTAAACTTGGTTCAAGGCAAACAATAGTTGTTTCATCAGCTAAAATGGCCAAACAAGTAATGAAAACACACGACATCGATTTCTGTAACCGACCCGCTTTAATCAGCCATATGAAATTCTCATATGATGGATTAGACCAGTTTTTTTCACCATATAGAGAATATTGGAGACACACCAAAAAACTTTCCTTCATCCATTTTCTTAGTGTCAAACGTGTCGTAATGTTTTCCTCAGTTAGAAAATACGAGACAACTCAAATGATCACGAAGATATCAGAACATGCTTCTTCCAACAAAGTTGTGAATTTGCATGAGCTTCTCATGTGTCTAACAAGCGCGGTAGTTTGTAGGACTGCGTTCGGTAGAAGGTTTGAAGATGAAGCAGCTGAACGTAGCATGTTTCATGATTTGCTTAAAGAAGCTCAGGAAATGACGATTTCGTTCTTTTACACGGATTATTTGCCTTTTGTTGGAGGGATTGTTGATAAGTTCACCGGATTGATGAGTCGTCTTGAGAAATTGTTCAAGATTTTGGATGGTTTTTTCCAGAGTGTTTTTGATGAACATATTGATCCAAATAGAAAGAAGTTGCCTCCACACGAAGAGGATGTAATTGATGCCTTGATTGAATTGAAGAATGATCCTTACTGCTCAATGGATCTCAGTGCTGAACACATCAAACCCTTGATCATg AATATGTTGTTGGCGGGAACAGACACAATTGCGGCCGCGGTAGTTTGGGCTATGACTGCACTAATGAAGAATCCAAGAGTGATGCAGAAAGTACAAGAAGAGATTCGGAAAGCATATGAAGGGAAAGGTTTTATAGAGGAAGAAGATGTCCAAAAGCTTCCATATTTCAAGGCAGTTATAAAAGAATCAATGAGACTGTACCCGTCATTACCCGTACTTTTACCAAGAGAAACGATGAAAAAGTGCGACATCGAAGGGTACGAAATTCCAGACAAGACATTGGTGTACATTAACGCGTGGGCAATCCATAGAGATCCGGAAGCATGGAaggatccagaagagttttatCCAGAGAGATTCATAGGTAGTGATATAGATTTAAAAGGACAAGATTTCGAGCTGATTCCATTTGGCTCGGGGCGAAGAGTTTGCCCCGGCTTAAACATGGCAATTGCTACTGTGGACCTTGTACTTGCTAATCTTCTCTATTTGTTTGATTGGGAAATGCCTGAAGGAGTAAAGTGGGAAAATATAGACATTGATGGTCTTCCAGGACTTGTTCAACACAAGAAAAATCCTCTCTGCCTTATTGCTAAGAAGAGGATTGAATGTGTTTGA